The Treponema phagedenis DNA segment TAATTGCGGCAACCGGCGGTAAAATGGTTGCCGGTGAAAGAGGACTCGTAATGGGAGCAATTGCGGTTGTCGGTTGTATCGCCGGAGCCGGCGGAGTTGACGGAAAACCGATGCTCATGGCGGCAATGATTGTCGGCCCCTTTGCAGGTTGGGTAATTAAGCAATTTGATGCATTCATGGAAAACCGCATGCCCGTCGGTTTTGAAATGCTGATTAACAACTTTTCAATCGGAATCATCGGAATGCTTATTTCTTTTATCGGTTTTTATTTAATCGGGCCGTTTATGACCGGTGTGTTAGCTGTTTTAACAGCAGGCGTTAATGTATTACTGAAATACAGCCTTTTACCCTTTGTAGCGATATTTATTGAGCCGGCAAAAGTATTATTCTTAAACAACGCAATCAATCATGGTATGTTTACTCCGATTGGCGTAGAACAAGCTGCTCAGACCGGCAAATCAATTATGTACATGCTTGAAACCAACCCCGGTCCCGGCTTGGGGGTTCTCTTAGCCTATTGGCTGTTCGCAAAAGATAAAGCAACAAAAGATTCCGCCCCCGGCGCAATTATTATTCACTTCTTCGGCGGAATACATGAAATTTATTTTCCATATATTTTAATGAATCCCTTTATCATTATTGCACCTATCCTTGGCAACCTGGCGGCAATCTCATTTTATTTAATATTCGGAGCAGGCTTAAAAGGTCCCGCTTCACCGGGCTCAATTATCGCCTTTTTATCAATGGCTCCTAAAGGCTCGACAGTTATCGCCCTATTAGGCGTGGTAATTGCCGCCGGTATTTCTTTTTTAATTGCAAGTCCAATTGTCAAATTAACTTCTACAAAAGATTTAGAAAAAGCAAAAAAGAAAGTAAAGACATTAAAAGCGCAATCTAAAGGGGAAGTCGACCGGATTAAGAAAATAGTATTCGCCTGTGATGCCGGAATGGGATCATCGGCAATGGGGGCGACGAAATTTAAAAACCGCATTAAAGCATCACGCCCCGATATTATCGTTACCAACACCTCGGTTGACAACATCCCGGGGGATTCCGATGTTGTTGTGGTACAAGCGGTTTTAGCAGAGCGAGCGCAAAAATCTGCCCCACAGGCAAAGCTTATTACAATTGAGAACTTCTTAGCCGACTCCGCTTTGGACGATTTGTTTTTTGAACTATCAACCGGCGATGCTATGGTAAGCAAAAATACCGAAAATAAAAAAACCGAAACGCCGGCTTTAAAAGATGTTATTACAATTGACGGCATCTTATTAAACCAAAAAGCAAAGACAAAAGAAGAAGCAATTCGTGCTGCCGGAAAATTATTGCATAAGCTTGATTATGTTGAAGAAGCGTATATTGACTCAATGCTGGAACGAGAAAAAATTGCAACAACATACATGGGCATGGGGCTCGCGATTCCTCACGGCACCACTCATGGTACCGAAACAATTAAAAAAAGCGGCATTGTAGTTTTGCAATATCCCGACGGTGTAGACTTTGACGGAGAACTCGCTTATTTTGTAATAGGAATTGCCAGCATCGGCGGATCACACATGGATGTTCTATCCAAAGTATGCACCGCACTTGAAGATGAATCGGTGCTTGAAAAAATGAGAAACACCAATGACAAAGAATGGGTTTTACAACAACTTTCTTAAAATCTAACTAAAAGATTGCAGTCACGGAGCTGTCTCGGAAATTTTTAGCAATTTTCGATGCAGATCCGTTTTGATACAATCATAATTAGATAAACTGCATCTGGAGTAAAAAGCTCTTTTATCCCTTCAGCGGAACTGCATAGCCACACCACATATCAAACAATCAGCGCACTGTACTGACACTCCCACTCATGATTATAATAGATACTATAAACGATTTTTTTTTAAAAGAATTCGACACGGCGCAACGGTGAGCAATTTACCATAGGAATGCTTAAATCCGCAGCCCCTTATTGTTGATACCCCGATTTGTATAACAGGAAGTTAATTACAAAACGCTACACTAATGCTTGTTGCAAAGGCTTAGCGGCAGTCTTTAGACTCTGCCGGTTTGAGTTTAGCGCAAGACAAAAGCACGAAAAACTTTTTGTCATTTAAGCAGGAATTTGACTCAAACTCGAATAGAAGATATTTACCAAATCTAGATTTTATACGCTTTATTGCAATGTATGCGGTATTAGATATCGAATACACCCCTTCTCTGGTTAGGATATTCTACATACTCTTGTCGTGAGTTTACCGAAAAAATTATTGACAAACAAATAAGAGATACAATATGAGATGACATTAAATTACGAAGAAAAAATAACGAGTAAATAAATACCACTTTTTACAAAAGCCGTATAAAAAATAGCAAAAGTATATCATTCTATTTTTTCTTACCGCTGTAAGAAAATTTTATAAAGCAAAATTTACGAGTTATAAAACCTTTGATTTTTCTTTGCTATTTGTTACACTTACTAAGATGAAAAATTATAAAATATTTGCAGAGAGTATCGAAGAAGAGGCAAAAAGACAGGTAGAAGAATTATCTCGGCAGGAATTTGCGAAAAATTCGAAAATCAGAATCATGCCTGACGTTCACGCCGGAAAAGGTTGCGTAATCGGCACAACAATGACCATTGAAGACAAAATATGCCCGAATCTTGTCGGAGTTGATATCGGCTGCGGAATATCGGTTTTTGAGCTCGGTAAAATTGAACCCATTAATTTTCACAAGTTAGACAAGGTTATCAGAGAAAACATTCCGTCAGGAAGTGCAATCAGAAAAGACGAAAGAATTTCGAAAGAGTTAAAAGAAAGGTTATCTACTTTAACTTGTGCGAACAAAATAAATTTGGAACGTGAGTATTTTTCTTGCGGATCACTTGGCGGAGGTAATCATTTTATTGAAGTAAACAAAGATGAAATCGGGAATATATATCTTGCCATACATTCCGGTTCTCGGCATTTGGGAACGGCGGTTGCAAATTATCACCAGAGGAAAGCGATTGAGTTATTGACAAGTCAAAACAAAGCGCATAAAGAACTAATTGCAAAATTAAAAAGTGAAAGAAGAGAAAAAGACATTGCGGCCGAGCTCGTCGCCCTTCCTAAACAAACTCATATTCCAAACGAACTGGCATTTTTATCCGGAGAGCATACGAAAAACTATCTTCACGATATGACAATCACTCAAAGCTTCGCTTCAGAAAATAGAAAAATTATAGGTGAAATAATTTTAGAAAAAATGAATCTTGAAGCAAATGATTCTTGGGAATCAATTCACAACTATGTTGATATTGAAAATAAAATTTTACGAAAAGGAGCAACACCGGCATACAAAGGACAAAAAGTTATTATTCCTATGAACATGCGAGACGGTTCGTTGCTTTGCATCGGAAAAGGAAATGCAGAGTGGAATTTTTCCGCTCCTCATGGTGCCGGAAGACTTATGTCGCGGAGCGCGGCAAGATCTAAGCTTTCATTTGATACATTCAAAAAAGAAATGAGCGGTGTTTTTTCAACATCGGTTTCTGTTTGCACATTAGATGAGGCTCCGATGGCGTATAAGCCGATGGAGTCTATTTTACGACAAATTAAAGATACCGTGCATGTAACAGCTATTATAAAACCGCTTTATAATTTTAAAGCACCGTAAGGAAACATAAAATTTAGCATAAATCAATTTTTGCTTGTCTTGAGTATAACGTTTTTTTAACAAGTCGCCTCCGGTGCAGGGGCTTAAGGGGATAGTACAGATCGCGACGAAGCATAAGCGAAAAAGGCTCTGCGCCAGCAGCAAGGGCGAAGTGTTGACATTCCGGTTTTCACTTCGCCTACGAGTTTGAAAACTCCTATTTTAAGTAGCGGTAGTTTTCAAACATCGTTTGGAATTTCCCAGGGTCTAAGTGGCAGCACGCCCTTTAATGCAACGCATAAGCCGCCCCTTATTCATGCGTAAGCTCCAACGCCCTTGCGGCATCAATATTTTTTTTCTATACTGGAGGCATGAAATCAACAACTCCAAAACGAGCAGATATTGCGAAAGAAAATCAATGGAAGCTTGAATTGCTTTTTGAAAGCGAGCAAGCGTGGCAAAGTGCATTGCAAGAGGCTATTAAAAGCGGCGAGCGTGTGCTTTTGTATAAAGATACGTTTGAAAATCCGGCAGAGGTTGAAAGCGCAACATTGCTGAATTGTTTGCAAGCGTTTGAAACCTTTGAAAAGCAAAGCGAAAAACTCGGGCAGTATGCTTTTTTGAAAAAAAGCGAGGATGAGGGCAATTCGGAAAATATTGCGCGCCTTTCTCAATACATTATGGCAATGACTGAGATAAGCGCAAAGCTCAGCTGGTTTGTTCCCGCACTTATGCAGATCCCCGAAGATAAAGTGCGCGCGTGGATTGATCCGAGCGGTGCGGAAGGAAAAGCCTTTGCGGATTATAAAATCTTTATCGAGAAAACTTTGTACCTAAAAGTGCACACACTCTCCGATAGAGAGGAAAAAATGCTCACCCTTCTTTCGGAATCGGGAGGAACCGCTCAGCGCAGTTTTTCGGTGCTTACCAATGTAGATCTGCAATTCGGTTCTATTACGGATCGCGGCGAAGAAAAAGAACTTACCCAATCTTCGTTTTCGCAGTTTCTGTTAAGTCCCGACAGAGCTGTGCGCGAAAAAGCATACAAGCAGTTTTATGCCGGTTTTGACGCGCATAAAAACACCATCGCATCGCTGTATATCGGGCAAGTGCAACAAAACACGGCAATGGCAAAGATCCGCGGATACGGCTCCGCACGGGAAAACGCCTTGTATCCCGACAAGGTACCGGTTTCGGTATACGACAATTTGATTAAATCAGTCAGAGACAATCTTGAGCCGCTGCACCGGTTTTATGCGTTAGTGCAAAAAACGCTCAAGGTTGAAGAGCTGCGTCATTACGATGTGTACGTTCCCTTGGTTGCCGAAATACGAAAACACACCGAATACACCGAAGCGGTTGACATAATTACCGAAGCATTACAGCCCTTAGGCGGCGAATATGTAAACACCATTCGCTCCGGTTTGTTGGGCGGCTGGGTTGACCGTTACGAAAATCAGGGCAAACGTTCGGGCGCTTTTTCTTCGGGAGGTTTTGAAAGCGAGCCGTATATTCTTATGAATTACAAACCGGATGTTATCCGCGATGTGTTTACGCTTGCGCATGAAGGCGGGCATTCCATGCACTCATGGTACTCGGTGCGGAACAATCCCTTCCTCTGCCACGACTACACCATTTTTGAAGCGGAGGTTGCCTCAACCTTTAACGAAGAACTGCTTTTCAGGTCTATGGTAAAAAAAGCGTCAGACCCGAAAGAGCGCGCCTATCTTTTGAGCATTCGCGCCTCGGACATTCTTGCAACCCTATATCGGCAAACAATGTTCGCGGAGTTTGAAATGATTACACATCAACTGGTTGAATCCGGTACGCCGCTCACCTTAGACCGCTTACGCGCAGAATACAAAAAACTGCTAACCGCCTATTTCGGTCCCGCCATGCACTTTGAAGAGGTAAGCGACCTTGAATGCCTGCGCATACCGCATTTTTATCGCGCCTTTTACGTATACAAATACGCAACCGGCATTTCAGCCTCCCTTGCCCTTGCGGAACGAGTCCTCTCCGGCGGCGAAACCGAGCGCAATGATTACTTCAACTTCCTTAAATCAGGCGGTTCCCGCTATCCGATAGAAGCCCTCAAAGTCGCCGGCGTTGACATGGCTTCCCCCGAACCCGTTCGGGCAGCCTGCAACCACTTCGGAGAAATTGTAACGGAACTGGAAAAAGCGCTGAAAACAATTTTATAAACTGAGCAGATACCAAACATTCCGGTGTTCCCCCGTACGGCTTTTTTCTCTTTTGCTCAACGCCGTGCGGAGGGGCGGCGCACGGTAAACACCGTCGACTTAGTTTTATCACAAATACAAAAACACGAAATCATGGGCTCCGATTCGCGCTTTAAAACATCGTTTGAAATTTGATTTTGGCGTCCGTGGCAAAATTAGGTATTGAGAGTTTTAACATGTTTGCAAAATAGGGGGACAGCTCAGTGTAGGCAGGTTTACGTGCCGGCGCAATGTTTTTGGTGTGAAGTATTTACCCTGTGGCAAGTTTACGCACCGTTGCGCCGTGTCGAATTCTTTTTAAACAATCGTTTATAGTTTGATATGCGGTTATGTAGTTCTGCTGAAGAGATAAAAGAGTTTTTTAGCTCCGGATGTAATAGACATTAAAAGTTGGAGGCAGAAATATATCGGGTTGATAAGGTTGCTTTTTTAAAAGGATTCGGCTGCAATTTATCCAGTTAAGATCCGTACCAAAACGGCATCTTGTCTGTTTTTACTAATGAAAAATCAAAGTTTTTTAAGGTTTATTGTTTCGTCGATAGTAAAAATAATTGCTTTATTACGGTAAATCGTATAAAGCATGAGATAGATATTTTTTATTAAAATGGTAGTTCAATTATTTTATAAGATATTGTAGGGCACCTCTAAAAACTCTTGAAAGAATGTGTAAAAATTTATTATAATTAGGGTATGAACCAAAGAGGCCTTTTTGACGAAGAAGATCGATTGCGAGTATTGAGTAATCTTGGCGATTGCTTAGAACGGTTAAACGAAAAAATTAATTGGGAACTATTTTTGCCCATCTTAAATAAAGCGCTTAAGAAATACCCGAAAGGACCGGGCGGTCGACCGCCATTTAATTTTTTGATGATGTTCAAAATTGTCATCCTACAGCGCATGTATAACATAAGCGATGATCAAACTGAATATCAGATAAATGATCGATTATCCTTTATGCGTTTTTTGGGAATAGGGTTAAAAGACAAAGTGCCTGACGCAAAAACAATTTGGTTGTTTAAAGAAAAACTAATAGAAGCAAAAGTATCAAGGAAATTATTTGACAAGTTCTCGAGGGAATTACAACGAAATAACTTAATCGGCAAAGAAGGAACAATCATTGATGCGAGGATCGTTGAGGTACCAATACAACATAATACGAGAGAGGAAAATGAACAGAGCGCTCGGGAAATACCGCAAGAGTGGAAAACAAAGAAAAATGGGGCAAAACTGGCGCAAAAAGACTGCGATGCACGGTGGACGCAGAAGAATAAGCAGTCTTTTTTCGGATATAAAAACCATGCAAAAGTAGATGCAAAAAGTAAACTCATTGTAAAAGCAACCGTAACCTCTACCAATGTTCATGATAGCCAAGAATTAAAAAACCTGATCACAAAAGAAGATACCATTATTTATGCTGACAGTGCCTACATCGGAGAAAAGATAGAGAAAGTTTTAAAACAGAAGAATATAGAAAATCAAATTTGCGAACGCGGAGCGCGTGGAAGAGAACTCACACAAGAATAGAAAATAAGCAATAGGAAAAAATCAAAAACAAGAGCACGTATAGAACACGTAATGCGCTGACAAATTCAATGCACGGTATTTACATCAGAACGATAGGGCTAACGCGGGCAACATTTACAATCACTATGATGAACTTAACCTATAACCTTTGCCGGTATTGTTATCTTAGAAAAGGACAATGAGGTTTTAGGGGGGGGGGAGAATGCGACGAATGAGTTGCGTTGAAAAAAACCACCAAATAATTACGTCATTATAAAAGCAAATACTACGAAAACACCCGCTTGGCAACTTTTACACACTTAAAAACAGGGTTTTTAGAGGGAACCTGTAGAGATAATAATTATACTTGTAATTAATAGAAATTATGATATACTTTATATATGAGTGTGTAGGAGGTACTTCCCATGAGTAGCAAAAAAGAGTATGCCGATTTCCCTTTAGATCCACATAAAAAGAAAATGCTGGCTGTGAATATCAAAACGCTTTTTAGAATTTTAACCTTTACGACATTGGTTTTCCTTATCGCTTCATTAGATATGATTTTTGCTGTGCGGGCGGCTAAAACAAAGCTATTGAGCGCGTGGATGCAAGAAAAGAATTTAATGGCTGCTTCCGAAGAACTTAGACAGTCATCAGAAGATTTAACACGGTTATGCCGTGTTTTTGCCGCTAATGAAGCTCGCAAATACGAAGATGAATATCTTG contains these protein-coding regions:
- a CDS encoding PTS mannitol transporter subunit IICBA — protein: MKATLQKFGKQLSAMVMPNIGAFIAWGFITALFIPDGWIPNEQLASIQPYMLAYLLPVLIAATGGKMVAGERGLVMGAIAVVGCIAGAGGVDGKPMLMAAMIVGPFAGWVIKQFDAFMENRMPVGFEMLINNFSIGIIGMLISFIGFYLIGPFMTGVLAVLTAGVNVLLKYSLLPFVAIFIEPAKVLFLNNAINHGMFTPIGVEQAAQTGKSIMYMLETNPGPGLGVLLAYWLFAKDKATKDSAPGAIIIHFFGGIHEIYFPYILMNPFIIIAPILGNLAAISFYLIFGAGLKGPASPGSIIAFLSMAPKGSTVIALLGVVIAAGISFLIASPIVKLTSTKDLEKAKKKVKTLKAQSKGEVDRIKKIVFACDAGMGSSAMGATKFKNRIKASRPDIIVTNTSVDNIPGDSDVVVVQAVLAERAQKSAPQAKLITIENFLADSALDDLFFELSTGDAMVSKNTENKKTETPALKDVITIDGILLNQKAKTKEEAIRAAGKLLHKLDYVEEAYIDSMLEREKIATTYMGMGLAIPHGTTHGTETIKKSGIVVLQYPDGVDFDGELAYFVIGIASIGGSHMDVLSKVCTALEDESVLEKMRNTNDKEWVLQQLS
- a CDS encoding RNA-splicing ligase RtcB — encoded protein: MKNYKIFAESIEEEAKRQVEELSRQEFAKNSKIRIMPDVHAGKGCVIGTTMTIEDKICPNLVGVDIGCGISVFELGKIEPINFHKLDKVIRENIPSGSAIRKDERISKELKERLSTLTCANKINLEREYFSCGSLGGGNHFIEVNKDEIGNIYLAIHSGSRHLGTAVANYHQRKAIELLTSQNKAHKELIAKLKSERREKDIAAELVALPKQTHIPNELAFLSGEHTKNYLHDMTITQSFASENRKIIGEIILEKMNLEANDSWESIHNYVDIENKILRKGATPAYKGQKVIIPMNMRDGSLLCIGKGNAEWNFSAPHGAGRLMSRSAARSKLSFDTFKKEMSGVFSTSVSVCTLDEAPMAYKPMESILRQIKDTVHVTAIIKPLYNFKAP
- the pepF gene encoding oligoendopeptidase F: MKSTTPKRADIAKENQWKLELLFESEQAWQSALQEAIKSGERVLLYKDTFENPAEVESATLLNCLQAFETFEKQSEKLGQYAFLKKSEDEGNSENIARLSQYIMAMTEISAKLSWFVPALMQIPEDKVRAWIDPSGAEGKAFADYKIFIEKTLYLKVHTLSDREEKMLTLLSESGGTAQRSFSVLTNVDLQFGSITDRGEEKELTQSSFSQFLLSPDRAVREKAYKQFYAGFDAHKNTIASLYIGQVQQNTAMAKIRGYGSARENALYPDKVPVSVYDNLIKSVRDNLEPLHRFYALVQKTLKVEELRHYDVYVPLVAEIRKHTEYTEAVDIITEALQPLGGEYVNTIRSGLLGGWVDRYENQGKRSGAFSSGGFESEPYILMNYKPDVIRDVFTLAHEGGHSMHSWYSVRNNPFLCHDYTIFEAEVASTFNEELLFRSMVKKASDPKERAYLLSIRASDILATLYRQTMFAEFEMITHQLVESGTPLTLDRLRAEYKKLLTAYFGPAMHFEEVSDLECLRIPHFYRAFYVYKYATGISASLALAERVLSGGETERNDYFNFLKSGGSRYPIEALKVAGVDMASPEPVRAACNHFGEIVTELEKALKTIL
- a CDS encoding IS5 family transposase codes for the protein MNQRGLFDEEDRLRVLSNLGDCLERLNEKINWELFLPILNKALKKYPKGPGGRPPFNFLMMFKIVILQRMYNISDDQTEYQINDRLSFMRFLGIGLKDKVPDAKTIWLFKEKLIEAKVSRKLFDKFSRELQRNNLIGKEGTIIDARIVEVPIQHNTREENEQSAREIPQEWKTKKNGAKLAQKDCDARWTQKNKQSFFGYKNHAKVDAKSKLIVKATVTSTNVHDSQELKNLITKEDTIIYADSAYIGEKIEKVLKQKNIENQICERGARGRELTQE